One Hevea brasiliensis isolate MT/VB/25A 57/8 chromosome 5, ASM3005281v1, whole genome shotgun sequence genomic region harbors:
- the LOC131179945 gene encoding eukaryotic translation initiation factor 3 subunit E-like has product MATYDLTPRIAPNLDRHLVFPLLEFLQERQLYPEEQIFKSKIELLNKTNMVDYAMDIHKSLYHTEDVPQDMVDRRAEVVARLKALEEGAAPLVAFLQNANAVQELRSDKQYNLQMLNERYQIGPEQIEALYQYAKFQFECGNYSGAADYLYQYGALCTNSERSLSALWGKLAAEILMQNWDIALEELNRLKEIIDSKSFSSLLNQMQSRVWLMHWSLFIFFNHDNGRTQIIDLFNQDKYLNAIQTNAPHLLRYLATAFIVNKRRRPQFKDFIKVVQQEQHSYKDPITEFLASVYVDYDFDGAQKKMRECEEVILNDPFLGKQVEDGNFSTVPLRDEFLENARLFIFETYCRIHQRIDMGVLAEKLNLNYEEAERWIVNLIRNSKLDAKIDSKSGTVIMEPNHPNVYEQLIDHTKALSGRTYKLVSQLLEHAQAQTAR; this is encoded by the exons ATGGCTACTTACGATCTGACACCGAGAATAGCGCCGAATCTGGACAGGCACCTGGTGTTCCCTCTCTTGGAGTTTCTCCAAGAACGGCAGCTATACCCAGAGGAGCAGATCTTCAAGTCCAAAATCGAGCTTTTGAACAAAACCAATATGGTCGATTACGCCATGGACATCCACAAGAGCCTCTATCACACCGAAGACGTCCCTCAAG ATATGGTGGATAGGAGAGCGGAAGTTGTTGCGAGATTGAAGGCCCTGGAGGAGGGGGCTGCCCCGCTGGTGGCGTTTTTGCAGAATGCTAACGCCGTGCAGGAGTTGAGATCGGACAAACAGTACAATCTTCAGATGCTTAATGAACGTTATCAG ATTGGTCCAGAGCAGATTGAGGCGCTTTATCAGTATGCGAAATTTCAGTTTGAATGTGGAAACTACTCCGGTGCAGCTGACTACCTGTACCAGTACGGGGCCTTGTGCACTAACAGTGAAAGGAGTCTTAGTGCACTGTGGGGGAAGTTGGCAGCTGAGATATTGATGCAAAACTGGGATATTGCTCTTGAAGAACTTAATAGGTTGAAGGAAATAATTGATTCAAAG AGTTTCTCATCACTATTGAATCAGATGCAAAGTCGAGTATGGTTGATGCATTGGAGTCTTTTCATCTTTTTCAACCATGACAATGGGAGAACACAGATTATTGACTTGTTTAATCAGGACAA gtatctCAATGCCATTCAAACCAATGCTCCCCATCTTTTGAGGTACCTAGCAACTGCATTCATTGTTAACAAAAGGAGAAGACCTCAATTCAAAGACTTTATAAAAGTGGTGCAGCAAGAGCAGCACTCGTACAAAGATCCCATCACAGAATTTTTAGCCTCTGTGTATGTTGATTATGACTTTGATGGGGCACAAAAGAAGATGAGAGAGTGTGAAGAA GTAATTTTAAATGATCCGTTCCTTGGCAAACAAGTTGAAGATGGCAACTTTTCTACTGTTCCACTGAGAGATGAGTTCCTTGAAAATGCCCGCCTATTTATCTTTGAAACTTATTGCCGTATACATCAACGTATTGACATGGG AGTCCTTGCAGAGAAATTGAACCTGAATTATGAGGAGGCTGAGAGATGGATTGTGAATCTCATTAGAAACTCAAAGCTTGATGCTAAGATTGATTCAAAATCAGGAACTGTTATCATGGAGCCTAATCATCCCAACGT GTATGAGCAGTTGATAGATCACACCAAGGCACTATCAGGGCGTACTTACAAGTTAGTCAGTCAGCTTTTAGAACATGCACAGGCACAAACTGCACGATGA